The following are encoded together in the Bacteroidota bacterium genome:
- a CDS encoding HAMP domain-containing sensor histidine kinase — protein sequence MLLAPVIPVVVLLIVGLFCIEAYLAFLTVVLLQPNLVLPSQPAPLQADRKGTAWLDNVNHEIRTPLAGILATAQILHDEVGPQHQELTELLMESGQRMNNAICDVIDLVALTEPSYKPDQIPVRINQELPALIDRYSAAAMARGISIEFDPMQKDYAVKSDPALLRKVFEHLLQNAIQFTDAGAIKLAVKKDGEWLHVEIKDASPVMAKNLLYRQHNPSLLPESKQTPTAVADGLGLALTKRMINISGGRISVSHQAGNSNTLTVSYPVAEESA from the coding sequence ATGCTGCTTGCTCCAGTGATTCCGGTTGTTGTCCTTTTGATTGTGGGGCTTTTCTGCATCGAAGCCTATCTTGCCTTTCTGACCGTTGTGCTATTGCAGCCCAACCTGGTCTTGCCGTCTCAACCAGCACCGCTGCAAGCAGACCGCAAAGGTACTGCCTGGCTGGACAACGTAAATCACGAAATCAGAACGCCGCTTGCCGGCATTCTGGCTACCGCACAAATCTTGCACGATGAAGTTGGCCCGCAACATCAAGAGTTAACAGAACTCCTGATGGAAAGCGGTCAGCGAATGAACAATGCAATTTGTGACGTCATTGATCTGGTCGCACTCACCGAACCCTCGTATAAACCAGACCAAATACCCGTCCGGATCAATCAAGAACTCCCTGCTCTCATCGACCGCTATAGCGCAGCGGCAATGGCCCGTGGCATCTCGATTGAATTTGACCCGATGCAGAAAGATTATGCGGTAAAAAGTGACCCAGCATTGCTCAGAAAAGTATTTGAGCATTTGTTACAAAACGCCATCCAGTTCACAGATGCCGGCGCAATCAAACTCGCCGTCAAAAAAGATGGCGAATGGCTACACGTCGAAATTAAAGACGCCAGTCCAGTAATGGCTAAAAATTTGCTTTACAGACAGCATAACCCATCATTACTGCCAGAATCAAAACAAACACCTACAGCCGTAGCGGACGGACTTGGGCTGGCTTTAACAAAGCGTATGATCAACATCTCAGGAGGGAGAATTTCCGTATCCCACCAGGCCGGCAACAGCAATACCCTGACCGTCTCATATCCCGTTGCCGAAGAATCCGCTTAG
- a CDS encoding tetratricopeptide repeat protein: METARSHGSSRVLTEAEAERSGVAYAIENAWANTPVDDSGYQSIHLSQMGKERLKAKPERYKIGDVIGGRYAVLDIHRGSMGVIYATYDRVEKLPRALKTLQQRFAHIKEMQQMFIEEASVWVRIEKHPFIVRAYLVDIFEGQPFVITEYIRGKEGVGNDLRAWLGKPELTLDVTMELALQMAQALQHATRKVSGLVHRDLKPGNVLVDDRRRALVADFGLVYANDSRSGTPAYMAPEQWMRKEVTMQTDIYAYGCILYEMITGHRLFKAQTINDWQNVHLNQEPVLPSLLNTNVDEGLERFVLRCLAKDKGERPSGWEEVVDECTNWYRHLTGLNPKLDFSTYDLKGGELVNASYSLTQLGKYQEVLEVCDRALLLNANNTTALYNKGIALGKIGRYEQAVAAYERILALDPSDAGALYHKGNALMALGRYDQAVIAYADTLAVNKEDAAVWYNKALALNHLGQHQQALDACLHSLRIDPENAAAWQNKGNALIALEKYDEAVEAYQNAIALDSADLDSWYNLGNALMTTGRHDAAVEAYDNVLNVAPNDPGAWNNKGIALKHLGRHEEAVAAYNRALDLDPSDAGAWNNKGNALLQLGKTDKAMTAFVRALVLNPEDAGAWYNKGIALAQVHRYAQALEAYNRALAINAGTAQVWYHKGIALIKTGQYEEAIKANDRAIKLDALSVDAWYNNGIALNHLRRYKDAVTAYNRALSLDPKYADAWYNKGNALTNLGLLQDALEAYTNALELNNEDIEAAYNKAITHGKLNQFEEANRAYDIVLNYNDRDVDAWLNKGIALDSLHRYSEAFVAYEHVLNLKDDHPVAWSKKSGILIKLKRFREAVQASDRALAINAHEPEALRNKAIALNYLRRYS; the protein is encoded by the coding sequence ATGGAGACCGCGCGATCACATGGTTCATCCAGAGTATTGACCGAAGCTGAAGCTGAACGGTCAGGAGTGGCCTATGCCATTGAAAATGCGTGGGCCAATACGCCTGTTGATGACTCTGGCTATCAGTCCATTCACCTTTCCCAAATGGGAAAAGAGCGCCTCAAAGCTAAACCTGAGCGCTATAAAATTGGTGATGTGATTGGGGGCAGATACGCCGTACTGGACATCCACAGAGGCTCCATGGGGGTCATCTACGCAACCTACGACCGCGTAGAAAAGCTGCCGCGCGCGCTTAAAACACTGCAGCAACGCTTTGCGCACATTAAAGAAATGCAGCAGATGTTCATCGAAGAAGCCTCTGTTTGGGTGCGCATCGAAAAACATCCCTTTATTGTTCGCGCTTATCTGGTAGATATTTTTGAAGGTCAACCTTTTGTAATTACCGAGTATATCCGCGGTAAAGAAGGTGTTGGCAACGATTTACGCGCCTGGCTGGGCAAACCAGAGCTAACCCTCGATGTAACCATGGAATTGGCCTTGCAGATGGCGCAAGCCCTGCAGCATGCCACCCGTAAAGTCTCTGGACTTGTACACCGCGACCTAAAGCCTGGCAACGTGCTCGTTGACGACCGCCGGCGGGCGCTGGTAGCAGACTTCGGTCTGGTTTACGCCAACGACTCGCGGAGCGGTACGCCGGCCTACATGGCACCAGAGCAATGGATGCGAAAAGAAGTTACGATGCAAACCGACATCTACGCTTACGGCTGCATCTTGTATGAAATGATCACAGGCCATCGCCTGTTCAAGGCACAAACGATCAACGATTGGCAAAACGTCCACCTCAACCAGGAGCCCGTGCTCCCCTCTTTGCTCAACACCAATGTTGATGAGGGACTCGAGCGCTTTGTACTCAGATGCCTCGCAAAAGACAAAGGTGAGCGACCATCGGGTTGGGAAGAGGTTGTAGACGAGTGTACCAACTGGTACCGCCATCTTACGGGCCTAAATCCAAAACTCGACTTCAGTACATACGACCTCAAAGGGGGCGAACTTGTGAACGCAAGTTATTCGCTTACCCAATTGGGCAAATATCAGGAAGTACTTGAAGTGTGCGACCGGGCCCTGCTGCTGAATGCCAACAACACCACTGCCCTCTACAACAAAGGCATTGCGCTTGGCAAAATTGGCAGATACGAGCAAGCTGTAGCAGCATACGAACGCATCCTGGCGCTCGACCCCAGTGATGCCGGCGCCCTGTACCATAAAGGCAACGCGCTGATGGCACTTGGTCGATATGACCAGGCCGTGATTGCCTACGCAGATACCCTTGCAGTGAATAAGGAAGACGCGGCCGTTTGGTATAACAAAGCCCTTGCGTTAAACCACCTTGGGCAGCACCAACAAGCCCTCGATGCGTGCCTGCATTCGTTGCGCATCGACCCTGAAAATGCCGCAGCCTGGCAGAACAAAGGCAACGCGCTGATTGCGCTGGAAAAATACGACGAGGCCGTTGAAGCCTACCAAAATGCCATTGCCCTCGACAGCGCTGACCTCGACTCCTGGTACAACCTTGGCAATGCCCTCATGACCACAGGCCGGCATGATGCAGCTGTGGAGGCCTATGACAATGTCTTAAACGTAGCCCCCAATGATCCGGGAGCCTGGAATAACAAAGGCATCGCGCTAAAGCATCTGGGCCGGCATGAAGAAGCCGTAGCAGCATACAACCGGGCACTTGATCTCGACCCGTCGGATGCCGGCGCGTGGAACAACAAAGGCAACGCCCTCCTGCAACTTGGTAAAACCGACAAAGCGATGACCGCCTTTGTCCGCGCCCTCGTGCTAAACCCGGAAGATGCCGGTGCCTGGTACAACAAAGGCATTGCGCTCGCGCAGGTACACCGCTATGCGCAAGCACTCGAAGCATACAACCGGGCACTTGCCATCAATGCCGGCACAGCCCAGGTATGGTACCACAAAGGAATTGCACTCATCAAAACCGGCCAATACGAAGAAGCCATTAAAGCCAACGATCGCGCCATTAAACTGGATGCCCTTTCGGTGGACGCATGGTACAACAACGGCATTGCCCTCAACCACCTGCGTCGATACAAAGACGCGGTGACCGCTTACAACAGGGCGTTGTCGCTCGACCCCAAATATGCAGATGCCTGGTACAACAAAGGCAATGCGCTGACCAATCTTGGCCTCCTCCAGGATGCGCTGGAAGCATATACCAATGCGCTGGAACTGAACAACGAAGACATCGAAGCAGCCTACAACAAAGCCATTACCCACGGCAAACTTAACCAGTTTGAAGAAGCCAACCGGGCGTATGACATTGTGCTAAACTACAATGACCGAGACGTAGACGCGTGGCTCAACAAAGGGATTGCGCTTGACAGCCTGCATCGCTACTCGGAAGCCTTCGTTGCTTATGAACACGTATTAAACTTGAAAGACGACCATCCGGTAGCCTGGAGTAAAAAGAGTGGTATTCTGATCAAGCTGAAGCGGTTCAGAGAAGCTGTGCAGGCCAGCGACCGGGCGCTTGCGATCAATGCGCACGAGCCAGAAGCCCTGCGTAACAAAGCTATTGCGCTGAATTATCTCAGGCGCTACTCCTGA
- a CDS encoding tripartite tricarboxylate transporter substrate binding protein — protein MPLSCRSLYPAVQTSLLICLLLLATGCKPTDNKPENYPQRPISFFVPWNPGGGTDTVSRALAVALQKHLDTSVNVINRTGGGGVVGHLALSQARSDGYTIGAVTGEITMMHWQGLTDLTVNNYTPIALLMNNPAALTVRADAPWQTLDDLLGALRTDPGTLLASGTSRGGIWDLARIGFLNEAGLEASAMPWVPSQGAAPALQELLAGGVQVVTVALAEAEALYRAGEVKVLGVMADDRLAAFPEIPTLKEQGINWQIGGWVSLGAPADLPDAVKAKLVAATRAAVSDSVYAAPLERAGFNLTFIDGDAFDNFLTEQDEISGRLLEMAGMSKKQGN, from the coding sequence ATGCCGCTTTCCTGCCGCTCGTTGTACCCTGCTGTGCAAACAAGCTTACTGATATGCTTGCTGCTGCTGGCTACCGGATGCAAACCCACTGACAACAAACCAGAAAATTATCCACAGCGTCCGATCAGCTTTTTTGTCCCCTGGAATCCCGGAGGCGGCACCGATACCGTTTCAAGGGCGCTTGCGGTTGCATTGCAAAAACATCTAGACACCTCGGTAAATGTTATAAACCGAACGGGCGGCGGCGGCGTTGTCGGCCACCTTGCCTTGTCTCAGGCAAGATCCGATGGCTACACCATTGGCGCTGTTACGGGTGAAATAACGATGATGCACTGGCAAGGCCTGACAGATTTGACCGTGAACAACTACACCCCGATTGCGCTGTTGATGAATAACCCGGCAGCCCTCACGGTACGCGCTGATGCCCCCTGGCAAACCCTCGATGATTTGCTAGGCGCGCTACGTACTGACCCCGGGACGCTACTGGCTTCGGGCACCTCGCGCGGAGGTATTTGGGATCTGGCACGTATTGGTTTTTTAAATGAAGCCGGCCTGGAAGCCTCAGCAATGCCGTGGGTACCGAGCCAGGGCGCGGCCCCTGCCTTGCAGGAATTGCTTGCGGGCGGCGTGCAGGTTGTTACAGTGGCCCTTGCAGAAGCAGAAGCCCTCTACCGGGCTGGTGAAGTTAAAGTTTTAGGCGTGATGGCCGATGACAGACTCGCTGCTTTCCCTGAAATCCCTACCCTCAAAGAACAAGGCATCAACTGGCAAATTGGGGGCTGGGTATCACTGGGCGCACCAGCTGACCTGCCAGACGCCGTTAAAGCAAAACTTGTAGCTGCTACGCGCGCAGCAGTCTCGGATTCGGTCTACGCCGCCCCGCTAGAACGCGCCGGCTTCAACCTGACGTTCATAGACGGCGACGCCTTTGACAATTTCCTCACCGAGCAAGACGAAATCAGCGGCAGACTACTCGAAATGGCAGGTATGTCGAAAAAACAAGGAAATTGA
- a CDS encoding tripartite tricarboxylate transporter TctB family protein — MQRRAIHRDAFSGVLLISLSLWVLWYSRGFPQLDNGYPGPSLFPVLIAGSIGLAGLWLAYRGLRQSGTPRKPRTAKSVLSGLARLLTGIALAALYPVLINYTHFIPVMAFLILFVALMLKHTAWHAMLMAILSASLIYGLFTQLLNVPL, encoded by the coding sequence ATGCAACGACGCGCCATACATAGAGATGCTTTTTCGGGCGTGTTGCTCATCAGCCTGAGCCTGTGGGTTTTGTGGTACAGTAGAGGGTTTCCACAACTCGACAATGGCTATCCCGGCCCCTCCCTTTTTCCAGTGCTTATCGCCGGTTCAATCGGGCTTGCCGGGCTCTGGCTTGCCTATCGTGGCTTGCGTCAATCGGGGACTCCACGTAAACCCCGCACAGCAAAAAGCGTCCTTTCTGGCCTCGCCCGACTTCTTACCGGCATTGCCCTTGCAGCACTGTACCCTGTGTTGATAAACTACACACACTTTATCCCCGTGATGGCATTCCTCATTCTCTTTGTTGCGCTCATGCTAAAGCATACGGCATGGCATGCAATGCTGATGGCCATCTTAAGTGCTAGCCTGATTTACGGACTGTTTACGCAGCTTTTGAATGTGCCTTTGTAA